The following coding sequences lie in one Changpingibacter yushuensis genomic window:
- a CDS encoding aspartate carbamoyltransferase catalytic subunit — translation MKHLLSTQDMAREEAILILDTAEAMAASQLRTIKKLPVLRGRTAATLFFEDSTRTRLSFETAAKRLSMDVISFSAKGSSVSKGESLKDTAQTIVAMGAEALIVRHNASGAPARLASTGWVDVPILNAGDGTHQHPTQALLDAFTLRRHFHNGANVPAPEGSDLAGARVVIVGDILHSRVARSNVQLLTTLGADVTLVGPPTLLPIGMEEWPCSVSYNLDQALEDQPDAVMMLRIQRERMSHAGGGFFPSPLEYHRAFGLNAVRLSRLSDNAIVMHPGPMNRGLEITAEAADSHHSVIIEQVANGVSVRMAALYLLLAHGEEIQK, via the coding sequence ATGAAGCATCTCCTTTCCACCCAAGATATGGCTCGTGAAGAGGCCATCCTTATCCTTGACACGGCGGAAGCGATGGCAGCTTCACAGCTCCGCACCATCAAGAAGCTTCCCGTGTTGCGCGGCCGCACTGCTGCCACACTGTTCTTTGAGGACTCCACCCGCACTCGGTTGTCTTTCGAAACGGCTGCCAAGCGCTTGTCGATGGACGTCATTTCCTTCTCTGCCAAGGGATCCTCGGTATCGAAGGGGGAATCCCTGAAGGATACCGCCCAAACAATCGTGGCAATGGGGGCAGAGGCGCTCATTGTGCGCCATAATGCATCAGGTGCTCCAGCACGGCTCGCATCGACAGGGTGGGTTGATGTTCCAATCCTCAATGCGGGGGATGGCACTCACCAGCATCCCACTCAAGCGCTTCTCGATGCGTTTACACTGCGCAGGCACTTCCACAACGGCGCAAATGTCCCAGCACCTGAAGGCTCCGATTTGGCGGGCGCGCGCGTGGTTATTGTTGGTGACATTCTCCATTCCCGCGTGGCACGTTCCAATGTTCAGTTGTTGACAACCTTGGGTGCTGACGTCACGTTGGTTGGCCCGCCTACACTCCTTCCCATTGGAATGGAGGAATGGCCCTGCTCGGTCTCATACAACTTGGACCAAGCGTTGGAAGATCAACCCGATGCCGTCATGATGTTGAGGATTCAGCGTGAGCGTATGAGTCATGCAGGTGGTGGATTCTTCCCCTCTCCACTCGAATACCACCGCGCATTTGGATTGAACGCGGTTCGGCTCTCACGCCTGAGTGACAATGCCATTGTTATGCATCCCGGTCCTATGAACCGCGGACTTGAGATCACTGCGGAAGCTGCGGATTCCCACCATTCAGTCATCATCGAGCAGGTTGCCAACGGAGTTTCCGTGCGCATGGCTGCGCTCTATCTTCTGCTTGCGCACGGTGAGGAGATCCAAAAATGA
- the pyrR gene encoding bifunctional pyr operon transcriptional regulator/uracil phosphoribosyltransferase PyrR: MLEANRSRSVMEADDISRSLRRIAHEILERNKGPEDIVLLGIPTRGVPLAKRLQSMLAEAGNCPAVPLGILDITMYRDDLAAQPTRAPRPTSIPEGGINDKVVVLVDDVLYSGRTIRSALEAISDIGRPRAVQLAVLVDRGHRELPIRADYVGKNLPTSRSERVWVNLQESDGADAVRIEEA, from the coding sequence GTGTTAGAGGCAAATCGCTCTCGTTCAGTGATGGAAGCAGATGACATTTCGCGGTCGCTGCGCCGGATTGCCCACGAAATACTCGAGCGCAACAAGGGACCAGAAGATATCGTTCTGCTCGGCATTCCCACTCGTGGAGTGCCGCTCGCGAAACGACTCCAGTCCATGCTTGCGGAAGCTGGAAACTGCCCCGCAGTTCCGCTGGGAATTCTGGACATAACGATGTACCGCGACGATCTGGCGGCCCAACCCACTCGAGCTCCGCGTCCCACATCGATTCCGGAGGGCGGGATCAACGATAAGGTTGTCGTTCTGGTCGACGACGTCCTCTACTCGGGTCGCACCATTCGTTCCGCGCTTGAGGCTATCTCAGACATCGGCCGCCCGCGCGCCGTTCAACTCGCGGTGCTGGTGGATCGTGGCCATCGGGAGCTACCTATTCGCGCTGATTATGTGGGGAAGAACCTGCCGACTTCACGTAGTGAACGGGTATGGGTGAACCTTCAGGAATCCGATGGCGCTGATGCTGTTCGGATTGAGGAGGCCTGA
- the nusB gene encoding transcription antitermination factor NusB produces MAKKKRTSRSVERHRALDVVFEADEKGYLYEDGLLRLLADRRVVSTAQVPIREFGTELVEAYASNLDNVDTLIEAASEDWALSRMNVVDRSILRLAAAEMMFIGTGRALVVSEWADLARELSTDRSVGFVMGVLNRVADIRMTETGKATQEELPEVSTAEPDPDVAGADS; encoded by the coding sequence ATGGCGAAAAAGAAGAGAACTTCACGCTCCGTTGAGCGTCACCGCGCTCTTGACGTGGTGTTTGAGGCCGATGAGAAGGGCTACCTGTACGAGGATGGCCTTCTGCGCCTACTAGCCGATCGCAGAGTCGTCTCTACGGCGCAGGTTCCGATTCGAGAGTTCGGCACGGAACTGGTTGAGGCGTACGCCAGCAATCTGGATAACGTGGACACATTGATCGAAGCGGCCAGTGAGGATTGGGCCCTATCACGCATGAATGTGGTGGACCGCTCTATCCTTCGTCTGGCAGCTGCGGAGATGATGTTCATCGGTACCGGACGCGCTTTGGTTGTTTCTGAATGGGCAGATCTGGCCCGCGAGCTTTCAACAGATCGCTCGGTTGGATTTGTGATGGGTGTGCTCAATCGAGTCGCGGACATCCGAATGACAGAAACAGGTAAGGCTACCCAAGAGGAGCTTCCTGAGGTGTCCACCGCTGAGCCGGATCCGGACGTTGCTGGAGCAGACAGCTAA
- the efp gene encoding elongation factor P, with protein sequence MATTNDLKNGMVLRIDNQLWSIVEFQHVKPGKGPAFVRTKMKNVLSGKIIDRTLNAGVKVETATVDRRDMQYLYNDGSDFIFMDLETYEQVLVSPETVGDAANFLLENQEVIIASNEGTVLFVELPASVVLEITYTEPGLQGDRSNAGTKPATVQTGYEIQVPLFLNQGDKVKVDTRTGDYVSRVTD encoded by the coding sequence GTGGCAACCACAAATGATCTGAAGAATGGCATGGTCCTACGGATCGATAACCAGCTCTGGAGCATCGTCGAATTCCAGCACGTCAAGCCTGGTAAGGGACCGGCCTTTGTACGCACCAAGATGAAGAACGTGCTTTCCGGCAAGATTATCGACCGCACCCTTAATGCTGGCGTCAAGGTTGAGACTGCTACGGTGGATCGCCGTGACATGCAGTACCTCTACAACGATGGCTCCGATTTCATTTTCATGGATCTGGAGACCTACGAGCAGGTGCTTGTCAGCCCCGAGACCGTTGGAGATGCCGCCAACTTCCTTCTTGAGAACCAAGAGGTCATCATTGCGTCGAACGAGGGCACAGTGCTCTTCGTTGAGCTTCCGGCTTCCGTAGTGCTCGAGATTACGTACACAGAACCTGGCCTCCAGGGTGATCGCTCGAACGCAGGCACCAAGCCCGCAACTGTTCAGACGGGTTACGAGATTCAGGTCCCGCTATTCCTCAACCAAGGAGACAAAGTCAAGGTTGACACCCGCACTGGCGACTACGTCTCACGCGTAACCGACTGA
- a CDS encoding shikimate kinase translates to MSLIVLIGPAGACVPEVAAALSHDLGIPCAITDEVIEQIAATTPSDISLDKGEDTLRELEREVSLALLRDVTASSERILALGSGCLGNSLSDGCFLPVREALAELAQAGALVVWLTGDLTTLVKRTGLGGPRMAAVASPRKIFYNQLAAREPVYLSASTTSIDTSGLDLEAVVSRVTAVVTAQ, encoded by the coding sequence GTGAGTCTCATCGTGCTCATCGGCCCCGCGGGAGCCTGCGTGCCGGAAGTCGCCGCCGCCCTTTCGCATGACTTAGGTATTCCGTGTGCAATCACAGACGAGGTCATCGAACAGATCGCTGCAACAACGCCTTCAGACATCTCATTGGATAAGGGCGAAGACACCCTCCGCGAGCTTGAACGCGAGGTGTCCTTGGCACTTCTTCGAGATGTGACCGCAAGCAGTGAGCGAATTCTGGCGCTCGGATCGGGATGCCTTGGAAACTCCTTGAGTGATGGCTGTTTTCTCCCCGTGCGCGAAGCACTAGCAGAACTCGCACAGGCAGGCGCTTTAGTAGTGTGGTTGACGGGAGACTTGACTACTTTGGTTAAGCGCACTGGCCTTGGCGGCCCGCGCATGGCCGCAGTTGCCTCACCCCGAAAGATCTTCTACAACCAACTGGCAGCTCGTGAACCTGTGTACCTGAGCGCTTCAACTACCTCAATTGACACCTCTGGATTGGACCTTGAGGCAGTCGTTTCGCGCGTCACAGCGGTTGTGACGGCCCAGTAG